The nucleotide window CAAGGCGTCTGAGTATTTCAACGGTTTTCTCGAAGTTCTCGACCTCAACTTCGACTTCATAGAACTCCCCATTTCTCTCGTCCCTTATCTCCTTATAGGTGAGGTAAGCCTTCCCATTGTTGTGAACTGCCCTGACCCTTAGGAGCTTCGGTCGAGGGATCGAGAAGTAAATATCTTCTTGGAACTCATAGTGGCTGAACTTGGCCCCAATTCCTTCCAATCGCTTTTTAATATCTTCCAAGTTAACCCTGAACTTCACCTCGACCTCCACGCTCAAACCTCCGCGAGGAAGCCGGCTATATCATTCCCCTTCTTGAACTCAGAGAGTGGGAGCACGATTGCGTTCCTAAGTGTCGGAATTGTCTTTATGTTGTCTTCTATAAACT belongs to Pyrococcus yayanosii CH1 and includes:
- the cyaB gene encoding class IV adenylate cyclase; translated protein: MEVEVKFRVNLEDIKKRLEGIGAKFSHYEFQEDIYFSIPRPKLLRVRAVHNNGKAYLTYKEIRDERNGEFYEVEVEVENFEKTVEILRRLGFEVEVIVRKHRWVYKIGDITFELNRVEGAGDFLDIEVIDDDVHRAKEKIWTVARRLGLGEEDVEPRLYTELLSEASRVKKRGISG